One genomic region from Euzebya tangerina encodes:
- a CDS encoding CpaF family protein, which produces MTATAYGRLRADVLTRMDNERLDPQTDPERVRALVAATVREYQRSAETGSTPRLRDATEMASRLVAAITAFGPLTDILSRPEVEEVFIEGPRVTYLDRTGRLHGLDAPTTEEENRAVVARLLAPTTRTLDTRSPLVQARILDGKARLSAAIPPVAEQLSATIRRHSSRRHTMDSLVDAGSLSAEAAELLKLVMRGWSSVLVSGQPGAGKTSLLTALLGAAPAGRCVRVCEEIRELTVPLTHGSYYETRAPSPSGESAITMRDLLKFCLGMRCELLVVGEVRGAEAFELTRAVNAGCGFACTVHANSGQDALEAITNAAIMAGEHVPETMVRKIFASSIDLVVHVDLHDRSDGGARREVREIVAVMPNVGDVFATEPIFTRPDGPGTPLQWTGVVPPGIDRFERLLPAGRRLRDVLSGHLMTDTAVLS; this is translated from the coding sequence ATGACGGCGACGGCATACGGCCGGCTCCGCGCCGACGTCCTGACCCGCATGGACAACGAGCGCCTCGATCCACAGACGGATCCCGAGCGTGTCCGTGCTCTCGTGGCGGCCACCGTGCGCGAGTACCAGCGCTCGGCCGAGACGGGGAGCACGCCTCGGTTGCGTGACGCAACCGAGATGGCCAGCCGCCTGGTGGCGGCGATCACGGCGTTCGGCCCGCTGACCGACATCCTCTCGCGCCCCGAGGTCGAGGAGGTCTTCATCGAGGGGCCTCGGGTCACCTACCTCGACCGGACCGGTCGACTCCACGGGCTCGATGCCCCCACGACGGAGGAGGAGAACAGAGCGGTCGTCGCACGGCTGCTGGCCCCCACCACGCGGACCCTGGACACCCGCAGCCCACTGGTCCAGGCACGGATCCTCGACGGCAAGGCCCGGCTGTCGGCCGCGATTCCCCCCGTGGCCGAGCAGCTCTCGGCGACGATCAGACGACACTCGTCTCGCCGCCACACGATGGACAGTCTGGTCGACGCCGGCTCGCTCTCAGCCGAGGCGGCCGAGCTGCTCAAGCTGGTGATGCGCGGCTGGTCCAGCGTTCTGGTGAGCGGGCAGCCCGGCGCCGGCAAGACGTCGTTGTTGACCGCCCTGCTCGGTGCGGCGCCAGCCGGCCGGTGCGTTCGGGTCTGCGAGGAGATCCGTGAGCTGACCGTCCCGCTCACCCACGGCTCCTACTACGAGACCCGGGCCCCCTCGCCCTCCGGCGAGTCGGCCATCACGATGCGCGATCTGCTGAAGTTCTGCCTGGGCATGCGCTGCGAGTTGCTGGTCGTCGGCGAGGTCCGGGGAGCCGAGGCGTTCGAGCTGACGAGAGCGGTCAATGCGGGGTGCGGGTTTGCGTGCACGGTCCACGCCAACTCGGGTCAGGATGCCCTCGAGGCCATCACGAACGCGGCGATCATGGCCGGCGAGCACGTCCCGGAGACGATGGTCCGCAAGATCTTCGCCTCCTCGATCGACCTGGTGGTCCACGTCGACCTGCACGATCGCAGCGATGGGGGCGCTCGGCGTGAGGTGCGCGAGATCGTGGCGGTCATGCCCAACGTCGGGGACGTCTTCGCAACCGAGCCGATCTTCACCCGACCCGATGGACCGGGGACACCGTTGCAGTGGACCGGCGTGGTGCCGCCCGGCATCGACCGGTTCGAGCGGCTCCTCCCAGCGGGCCGACGACTCCGCGACGTCCTGTCCGGGCACCTGATGACGGACACGGCGGTGCTGTCGTGA
- a CDS encoding AAA family ATPase, which translates to MTPDPVVVFAATPRGWAGRLRAHAADHGGLLVRATVLTPEDARAEQCDVVVVDDITSFLTRRFVRDLHDSGRSVLGVYDPGDTHGKGELIDAGVDAVIEIDADTTAFVAQLSRLAAVHPDDRPPRPEPIQRPRADGRLIGVTGPAGGVGVTEVAVEVAATLAATNRRTALVDLDESGPSLAQRLGLALHPNLHTATTLLEQSEPMRGVVQPLTNRQQLNVLTGMPSGEDWETIRPGAIERVTDQLRHDHQVVVTDLGHLPATVEGATGLRFGHARVLAHRCDVVLVVTAPTPVAIARTMSLLAALDTVRQRTHLVLNRVTRDRYVRDEAMMELSRAVGGVGVHTIAEHAGVGRAAWQGGRVTRGPFRRDVRALVGQLGVAR; encoded by the coding sequence GTGACGCCCGACCCCGTCGTCGTCTTCGCCGCCACACCCCGCGGGTGGGCCGGGCGGCTTCGGGCCCACGCGGCCGACCACGGAGGGCTGCTGGTCCGGGCGACCGTTCTGACCCCCGAGGATGCCCGGGCCGAGCAGTGCGACGTGGTCGTCGTCGACGACATCACGTCCTTCCTGACCCGCCGGTTCGTGCGGGACCTGCACGACTCGGGCCGCTCCGTCCTCGGCGTCTACGACCCAGGGGACACCCACGGCAAGGGTGAGCTGATCGATGCCGGGGTCGACGCGGTCATCGAGATCGACGCCGACACGACGGCGTTCGTCGCGCAACTCAGTCGTCTCGCTGCCGTCCACCCGGACGACCGGCCGCCCCGGCCGGAGCCGATCCAGCGGCCCCGGGCTGACGGCCGGCTGATCGGCGTCACCGGCCCCGCCGGTGGGGTCGGTGTGACCGAGGTCGCGGTCGAGGTGGCGGCAACCCTGGCGGCGACGAACCGTCGCACGGCCTTGGTGGACCTCGACGAGTCCGGCCCCAGCCTGGCGCAACGGCTCGGCCTGGCGCTGCACCCCAACCTGCACACGGCAACCACCCTGCTCGAGCAATCCGAGCCCATGCGTGGAGTCGTCCAGCCGCTCACCAATCGGCAGCAGCTGAACGTCCTGACCGGCATGCCGTCGGGTGAGGACTGGGAGACCATCCGGCCCGGGGCCATCGAGCGCGTCACCGACCAGCTGCGCCACGACCATCAGGTCGTGGTGACGGATCTCGGCCACCTGCCGGCCACGGTCGAGGGAGCCACCGGGCTGCGGTTCGGACACGCTCGTGTGCTGGCGCACCGCTGTGACGTCGTGCTGGTGGTCACCGCTCCGACACCGGTCGCGATCGCCCGGACGATGTCGCTGCTCGCGGCTCTGGACACCGTCCGCCAGCGGACCCACCTGGTCCTCAACCGCGTGACGCGAGACCGGTACGTCCGCGACGAGGCGATGATGGAGTTGTCACGAGCGGTCGGCGGGGTGGGTGTCCACACCATCGCCGAGCACGCCGGCGTCGGCCGGGCTGCCTGGCAGGGCGGTCGGGTGACCCGCGGGCCCTTCCGCCGCGACGTCCGGGCGCTGGTGGGGCAGTTGGGGGTTGCCCGATGA
- a CDS encoding RcpC/CpaB family pilus assembly protein yields the protein MQTGQTVSDGFAAAAEPVGQQPVTATGRIRAPGRRPLNGGWVLMIAAGLVAAVTNFALLTIDESPSEVRVVTAAAPAGTPLSDLATTVEQIQLDNPEQYLLAGSTLPDGDLVTAVPLEAGVILRTSDLRTAVGSVAGAMSIPVSQSRAAGGLLVPGDRVDVIAPRQDGGDAGGVEYVVTDVTVLGVSSSGEGLGATGTAYAVTVEVNADQALLISAAIEGGSLDVVRTARGEGP from the coding sequence ATGCAGACGGGGCAGACGGTGAGTGATGGGTTTGCTGCGGCTGCGGAACCGGTCGGCCAGCAGCCGGTGACTGCGACGGGACGGATCCGAGCACCTGGCCGGCGACCCCTCAACGGCGGATGGGTCCTCATGATCGCGGCCGGCCTGGTTGCCGCGGTCACCAACTTCGCGCTGCTGACCATCGACGAGTCACCCTCCGAGGTGCGGGTCGTCACCGCAGCCGCGCCTGCCGGGACGCCGCTGTCGGACCTGGCCACCACCGTCGAGCAGATCCAACTGGACAACCCCGAGCAGTACCTCCTGGCGGGCTCGACCCTGCCTGACGGCGATCTGGTCACGGCAGTGCCACTCGAGGCCGGCGTGATTCTGCGGACCTCGGACCTGCGAACCGCCGTCGGGTCGGTCGCCGGCGCGATGAGCATCCCCGTGTCGCAGTCGCGGGCAGCCGGTGGTCTGCTGGTGCCCGGCGACCGCGTCGACGTGATCGCGCCCCGGCAGGACGGTGGAGACGCGGGCGGTGTGGAGTACGTGGTGACGGACGTCACCGTGCTCGGCGTCTCGAGCTCAGGCGAGGGGTTGGGCGCGACCGGGACCGCCTACGCCGTCACCGTCGAGGTCAACGCCGACCAGGCGCTGCTCATCTCGGCCGCGATCGAGGGCGGGTCACTGGATGTGGTCCGGACCGCGCGGGGCGAGGGCCCGTGA
- a CDS encoding helix-turn-helix domain-containing protein, whose protein sequence is MAENRSLDDYPDIMTAALVAEMLDMNLDYVRKLSREGTIPAHKMPGGRVFRYFKEEVVTWLKDLPSHDQQGASSSTS, encoded by the coding sequence GTGGCAGAGAACCGCTCGCTTGACGACTACCCCGACATCATGACCGCCGCGCTGGTGGCCGAGATGCTGGACATGAACCTCGACTACGTCCGCAAGCTCTCCCGCGAGGGCACGATCCCGGCACACAAGATGCCCGGCGGCCGGGTGTTCCGGTACTTCAAGGAAGAGGTCGTGACCTGGCTGAAGGATCTCCCGTCGCACGACCAGCAGGGCGCCTCCTCGTCGACCTCATGA
- a CDS encoding S8 family serine peptidase has translation MALGRFGTRAVLALVLLVGAAVLPAGISPAGATVSQLSAAAHAATAGVDDVDQAVVDRLTQLHAIRGAGTDATLSGGTPLVEGPSAPTDPLTRSPVIPGSYLVTTNGVYDRRAYTAAGFDDATWIGSGVVHVTVDPAMADQAVAGLRGQPGVVSVEPNRQRQFHAVPNDPGYVDQWSHQITQIERAWDETTGNADVLVAVADSGIVASHPDLAGVVTEQVDAGTGQIMQGATDNDICRVGHGTWVAGVLAGVGDNATGIAGVNWDLSILDINTADPSLGCSGPSDVGTIAAIDYAARQGADVVNLSLGGPETECPRALQQAITSAIEQGTIVVASSGNGGPSGAANTPGSCNGVISVGSVTPTSSISGFSTTNPYVDLVGPGGTGGQPSSAADVLTTSFYANGAQTGEYVAVAGTSFSAPYVSGVAALIRAVNPALTPTQVESLLESTATDLGPTGRDDQYGWGLVNADAVVAAASGDPVGEPEPDPNFPTPSPGDDDDPIRPGGNVNVIRIASGPTTEPIPQAVQVSESVFASVGESPGPATGVRAQWGVIAREDDYADALAGSTLTLGQAPLLFTTQTGPLAEETSGELRRVLEPGSTVYLLGGVNALPAGLEAEVTALGFDPVRLAGPIRESTAAAVADEVDELLVKDGLEPASTVVIATRQNWPDAVGGGPLGSQFGMPILLTPTDSLARETAEALAARDLERVYVIGGNAAISDATEALIAEQIDTATITRLGGLERAETLLEVSGEIERLFGLTALERPRNALAVNLRRDDGFAHVLSATVPAAAFTGFFIPIEGDGGTILTQQTQDFILGLGLDTFLMGGPDLIADETGQQILQLIRETPDST, from the coding sequence ATGGCACTGGGTCGGTTTGGCACACGCGCGGTTCTGGCACTCGTCCTGCTCGTGGGCGCTGCCGTGCTGCCCGCCGGCATCAGCCCGGCTGGGGCCACCGTGAGCCAACTCTCGGCGGCAGCGCATGCGGCCACAGCTGGCGTGGACGACGTCGATCAGGCCGTGGTGGACCGCCTCACGCAGCTGCATGCGATCCGCGGAGCCGGGACTGACGCGACGCTGTCAGGTGGCACCCCACTGGTGGAGGGCCCCTCCGCACCCACGGACCCGCTGACCCGGTCCCCTGTCATCCCGGGCTCCTACCTGGTGACGACGAACGGCGTGTACGACCGGCGCGCGTACACCGCGGCCGGCTTCGACGACGCCACCTGGATCGGCTCCGGGGTCGTCCACGTGACGGTTGATCCGGCCATGGCTGACCAGGCCGTCGCGGGACTGCGAGGCCAGCCGGGTGTGGTCTCGGTCGAGCCCAACCGGCAGCGTCAGTTCCACGCCGTGCCGAACGACCCCGGCTACGTCGACCAGTGGTCGCACCAGATCACCCAGATCGAACGCGCCTGGGACGAGACGACCGGCAACGCCGACGTCCTGGTGGCCGTCGCCGACTCGGGCATCGTCGCCTCCCACCCCGACCTTGCCGGGGTCGTCACCGAGCAAGTCGATGCCGGCACCGGGCAGATCATGCAGGGGGCGACCGACAACGACATCTGCCGGGTCGGACACGGCACCTGGGTGGCCGGGGTGCTGGCCGGTGTAGGGGACAACGCGACCGGGATTGCTGGCGTCAACTGGGACCTGTCGATCCTCGACATCAACACCGCCGACCCGAGCCTCGGCTGCAGCGGGCCCAGCGACGTCGGCACCATCGCGGCCATCGACTACGCCGCCCGCCAGGGCGCCGACGTGGTGAACCTGAGCCTGGGTGGCCCCGAGACGGAGTGCCCGCGCGCGCTGCAGCAGGCCATCACCAGCGCGATCGAGCAGGGCACCATCGTGGTGGCCTCGAGTGGGAACGGCGGACCCAGTGGGGCGGCCAACACCCCGGGCAGCTGCAACGGCGTCATCTCCGTCGGGTCCGTCACGCCGACCAGTTCGATCTCCGGCTTCTCGACCACCAACCCCTACGTCGACCTGGTCGGGCCCGGTGGGACGGGCGGCCAGCCCAGTTCGGCCGCCGACGTCCTGACCACCAGCTTCTACGCCAACGGTGCGCAGACCGGCGAGTACGTCGCGGTCGCGGGCACCTCCTTCTCCGCCCCCTACGTCTCGGGCGTCGCGGCCCTCATCCGCGCGGTCAACCCCGCCCTGACGCCGACGCAGGTCGAGTCGCTGCTCGAGTCCACGGCGACCGACCTGGGACCCACAGGACGGGACGACCAGTACGGCTGGGGTCTGGTCAATGCCGACGCGGTGGTCGCGGCGGCGTCGGGAGATCCCGTCGGCGAGCCGGAGCCCGATCCGAACTTCCCGACACCGAGCCCGGGCGATGACGACGACCCCATCCGACCCGGCGGCAATGTCAACGTCATCCGCATCGCGTCCGGGCCGACCACTGAGCCCATCCCGCAAGCCGTCCAGGTTTCTGAGAGTGTCTTCGCGAGTGTCGGGGAGAGCCCCGGTCCCGCGACCGGCGTCCGCGCCCAGTGGGGTGTGATCGCTCGAGAGGACGACTACGCCGACGCCTTGGCCGGGTCGACACTGACGCTCGGTCAGGCGCCGCTGCTCTTCACGACGCAGACCGGACCCCTCGCTGAGGAGACGTCAGGCGAGTTGCGGCGGGTGCTGGAGCCCGGCTCGACGGTCTACCTGCTGGGTGGGGTCAACGCGCTCCCAGCGGGACTCGAGGCGGAGGTCACGGCCCTCGGCTTCGACCCCGTGCGACTGGCCGGTCCGATCCGCGAGTCGACGGCTGCCGCGGTCGCGGACGAGGTCGACGAGCTCCTCGTCAAGGACGGTCTCGAGCCGGCGAGCACCGTGGTGATCGCGACCCGCCAGAACTGGCCCGACGCGGTCGGTGGCGGGCCGCTCGGCTCCCAGTTCGGGATGCCGATCCTGCTCACGCCGACCGACTCGCTGGCCCGCGAGACCGCAGAGGCCCTCGCCGCTCGCGACCTCGAGCGGGTGTACGTCATCGGCGGCAATGCGGCCATCTCCGACGCGACGGAGGCCCTGATCGCTGAGCAGATCGATACCGCGACCATCACCCGACTCGGCGGTCTTGAGCGCGCCGAGACGCTGCTCGAGGTCTCCGGAGAGATCGAGCGCCTGTTCGGGTTGACCGCACTCGAGCGGCCGCGCAACGCGCTGGCCGTGAACCTCCGTCGGGACGACGGGTTCGCGCACGTGCTGTCCGCAACCGTGCCCGCCGCAGCCTTCACCGGGTTCTTCATCCCCATCGAGGGTGATGGCGGCACGATCCTGACCCAGCAGACCCAGGACTTCATCCTCGGGTTGGGTCTCGACACCTTCCTCATGGGCGGACCGGATCTCATCGCCGACGAGACCGGCCAGCAGATCCTGCAGCTGATCCGAGAGACACCCGACAGCACGTGA
- a CDS encoding class I SAM-dependent methyltransferase, protein MTSAAERWTRELAAWEIPPAILQAAPRNPYEFPLAQIASPSGDALASPTGQAVLDVLRPGETLLDVGCGAGRNTGAFTEQFRVVGIEPRPALAQLASERGIDVHGGRWPEVAETVDDAPVVVSHHVMYDVQAPVPFLQAMHRRATRRVVIEVTDRHPWVSVGPLYQAVHGIDRPTGPSADLLAGVVEEAVGAVPEQVTWKRTGSTYDDVEAFLDHQRRMLCIDQAHPQATALREAALASVEVTDDGAVQLPDVHQTSLWWDV, encoded by the coding sequence GTGACGAGCGCCGCCGAGCGCTGGACCCGGGAGCTGGCCGCCTGGGAGATTCCGCCGGCCATCCTCCAGGCGGCCCCACGCAACCCGTATGAGTTTCCACTGGCGCAGATCGCCTCGCCATCGGGCGACGCGCTGGCCAGCCCCACGGGACAGGCTGTCCTCGATGTGCTGCGGCCGGGCGAGACCCTGCTCGACGTCGGGTGTGGCGCGGGGCGCAACACGGGTGCCTTCACCGAGCAGTTCCGCGTCGTCGGGATCGAGCCCCGGCCGGCACTGGCCCAGTTGGCATCCGAGCGTGGCATCGACGTGCACGGTGGGCGCTGGCCCGAGGTAGCGGAGACGGTCGACGACGCGCCGGTCGTGGTCTCCCACCACGTGATGTACGACGTCCAGGCGCCTGTCCCCTTCCTGCAGGCGATGCACCGTCGAGCGACCCGGCGCGTGGTCATCGAAGTCACGGACCGTCACCCGTGGGTGTCGGTGGGGCCGCTGTACCAGGCGGTGCATGGGATCGATCGGCCGACCGGGCCCTCTGCTGACCTGCTGGCCGGTGTGGTCGAGGAGGCCGTGGGGGCGGTCCCCGAGCAGGTCACCTGGAAGCGGACCGGCTCCACCTACGACGACGTGGAGGCCTTCCTCGATCACCAACGGCGCATGCTCTGCATCGACCAGGCGCATCCACAGGCCACGGCACTCCGTGAGGCGGCCCTGGCCTCGGTTGAGGTGACGGACGACGGCGCCGTCCAACTGCCCGACGTCCACCAGACCTCGCTGTGGTGGGACGTCTAG
- a CDS encoding type 1 glutamine amidotransferase, protein MTVRIIQHLPHEHDGVLGEVLELAGVSRETIRAWTGQPVPTTILGIDALVVLGGDMNTDEEAQWPHLADVRTAMRAAVDADVPTLGLCLGAQLLTEAVGGTVTHGTPEIGFPPVFLTPSGRDHAVLGVLHQLTDPLDPQAGVPLFNAHADQIHPPAHATLLAFSDATPVHAFAVGSGLGLQFHAEIDASYVASYVEADGVEAYLEANGWTGAELVAAARRHNTAHRRVGLALFEAWARHAGVT, encoded by the coding sequence GTGACCGTCCGCATCATCCAGCACCTGCCCCACGAACACGACGGCGTCCTGGGAGAGGTCCTCGAACTCGCCGGCGTCAGCCGCGAGACCATCCGTGCCTGGACCGGCCAGCCGGTCCCGACCACCATACTCGGCATCGACGCTCTGGTGGTGCTGGGCGGCGACATGAACACCGACGAGGAGGCGCAGTGGCCGCACCTGGCCGATGTCCGGACCGCCATGCGGGCTGCCGTTGATGCTGACGTCCCCACGCTGGGCCTGTGCCTGGGTGCGCAACTGCTGACCGAGGCCGTGGGCGGGACTGTCACCCACGGCACACCAGAGATCGGGTTCCCGCCCGTGTTCCTCACGCCTTCGGGGCGCGACCACGCCGTCCTCGGGGTCCTCCATCAGCTCACAGACCCGCTGGACCCGCAGGCCGGCGTCCCGCTGTTCAACGCCCACGCAGACCAGATCCACCCACCAGCACACGCAACCTTGCTGGCCTTCTCCGACGCCACGCCGGTGCACGCGTTCGCCGTGGGATCAGGTCTCGGCCTGCAGTTCCACGCCGAGATCGACGCGTCCTACGTCGCCTCCTACGTCGAAGCGGATGGCGTCGAGGCGTACCTCGAGGCCAATGGCTGGACCGGTGCGGAGCTCGTTGCCGCTGCCAGGCGCCACAACACTGCCCATCGCAGGGTCGGCCTGGCCCTCTTCGAGGCCTGGGCGCGACACGCCGGCGTGACCTGA
- the ssb gene encoding single-stranded DNA-binding protein, translating into MTTPNTITVAGNLTADPDYRVTSGEIPLVRIRMAVSRRTYNKANDSWDDRHDGFFTVVCWREMARHASASLRKGDRVVVSGRLIHREYEVTPDGDDGPPQTRSVVEIEADEIGGSLRWSSWARMQTRAIDGTDHETASTGQAAEDTAVAPAA; encoded by the coding sequence ATGACCACGCCCAACACGATCACGGTGGCCGGCAACCTGACGGCTGATCCCGACTACCGCGTCACCTCCGGCGAGATCCCCCTCGTCCGCATCCGCATGGCCGTCAGCCGTCGGACCTACAACAAGGCCAACGACTCCTGGGACGACCGACACGACGGCTTCTTCACCGTGGTCTGCTGGCGCGAGATGGCCCGCCATGCCAGCGCCTCCCTGCGCAAGGGTGACCGGGTCGTGGTCAGCGGCCGGCTGATCCACCGCGAGTACGAGGTCACACCCGACGGGGACGATGGCCCGCCGCAGACCCGGAGCGTCGTCGAGATCGAAGCTGACGAGATCGGCGGGTCGCTCCGCTGGTCGTCCTGGGCCCGGATGCAGACCCGGGCCATCGACGGCACAGACCACGAGACGGCCTCAACCGGTCAGGCCGCTGAGGACACGGCTGTCGCACCCGCCGCGTAA
- the rpsF gene encoding 30S ribosomal protein S6: MRTYELMMISRGDLDDVAVDTNIRRFTGLIGEQGGKVINVDHWGKRQFAYEIDHRTEGFYTVIDLEIDSDGLNEVDRQLGITDEVVRHKFVRPPIRLKKVK, encoded by the coding sequence TTGCGCACGTATGAACTGATGATGATCTCCCGCGGCGACCTCGATGATGTCGCCGTGGACACCAACATCCGCCGCTTCACCGGGCTGATCGGTGAGCAAGGCGGCAAGGTGATCAACGTCGATCACTGGGGCAAGCGGCAGTTCGCCTACGAGATCGACCACCGGACCGAAGGCTTCTACACCGTCATCGATCTGGAGATCGACAGCGACGGTCTGAACGAGGTCGATCGCCAACTCGGCATCACCGACGAGGTCGTCCGGCACAAGTTCGTCCGCCCGCCGATCCGCCTGAAGAAGGTCAAGTAG
- the ssb gene encoding single-stranded DNA-binding protein yields MAANQENNITVVGNLTKDPELRYTPGGHAVANLAVAVNRRVRNSQTNEWEDRLDGFFDVNIWRDYAENVAESLHKGDRVVVIGRLTKRSWEDKDGNTRWQTEIEADEICPSLRWARASVTRATGGSGGGGGGGSTASRPPMPSAPPDADDVPF; encoded by the coding sequence ATGGCAGCGAACCAAGAGAACAACATCACCGTCGTCGGGAACCTGACGAAGGATCCCGAGTTGCGGTACACCCCGGGCGGTCACGCCGTGGCCAACCTGGCCGTGGCCGTCAACCGGCGTGTGAGGAACTCCCAGACCAACGAGTGGGAAGACAGGCTCGATGGGTTCTTCGACGTCAACATCTGGCGTGACTACGCTGAGAACGTCGCCGAGTCCCTGCACAAGGGCGACCGCGTCGTCGTCATCGGCCGCCTCACGAAGCGGTCCTGGGAGGACAAGGACGGCAACACCCGGTGGCAGACCGAGATCGAGGCCGATGAGATCTGCCCCAGCCTTCGTTGGGCTCGTGCATCGGTGACCCGCGCCACCGGCGGAAGCGGAGGCGGAGGCGGAGGCGGCAGCACCGCCAGCCGTCCGCCGATGCCCAGCGCGCCACCGGACGCCGACGACGTCCCCTTCTAG
- the rpsR gene encoding 30S ribosomal protein S18 produces MARQQPQRQQRPAKRKEDFFKKNKIEYIDYKDVELLSRFVSERGKIRSARVTGVNPQQQRLLAQAIKNAREMALMPYTSR; encoded by the coding sequence ATGGCCCGCCAACAGCCCCAGCGGCAACAGCGCCCCGCCAAGCGCAAGGAAGACTTCTTCAAGAAGAACAAGATCGAGTACATCGACTACAAGGACGTCGAGCTGCTCAGCCGGTTCGTCTCCGAACGCGGCAAGATCCGCTCCGCCCGCGTCACCGGTGTCAACCCCCAGCAGCAGCGACTGCTCGCACAGGCGATCAAGAACGCCCGCGAGATGGCGCTGATGCCCTACACCAGCCGGTAG
- the rplI gene encoding 50S ribosomal protein L9: protein MQVILKGFVDNLGDAGDIVDVANGYATNFLIPQNLAMRATKGAVADAEALKRSRLKREAVEIAEAEEQAKGLTGRVLVVEATAGEDGTLYGSVGKRDVAEALKRTTGLEVDSKRVDLDRPLKTVGQHDVGVKLHREVTVMMVVDVVADEVIESGAGELEEALAEVDELTAEQQAATEAGYAPVDAEPASDGTIGATAPSVAAEDEDE from the coding sequence ATGCAGGTCATCCTGAAGGGCTTCGTCGACAACCTCGGCGACGCCGGAGACATCGTGGACGTCGCCAACGGCTACGCCACGAACTTCCTGATCCCCCAGAACCTGGCGATGCGTGCCACCAAGGGCGCCGTCGCTGACGCCGAGGCGCTCAAGCGGTCGCGCCTGAAGCGCGAGGCCGTCGAGATCGCCGAGGCCGAGGAGCAGGCCAAGGGCCTGACCGGTCGCGTGCTGGTCGTGGAAGCCACGGCCGGCGAGGACGGCACCCTGTACGGGTCCGTCGGGAAGCGCGACGTCGCCGAGGCGCTCAAGCGCACCACGGGACTGGAAGTGGACAGCAAGCGGGTGGACCTGGACCGCCCGCTGAAGACCGTCGGCCAGCACGACGTCGGTGTGAAGCTGCACCGCGAGGTCACCGTGATGATGGTGGTCGACGTCGTGGCCGACGAGGTCATCGAGTCCGGTGCCGGGGAGCTCGAGGAGGCACTTGCCGAGGTCGACGAGCTGACCGCCGAGCAGCAGGCCGCCACAGAGGCCGGCTACGCCCCGGTGGACGCCGAGCCAGCCTCAGACGGCACCATCGGCGCGACCGCTCCATCGGTGGCCGCGGAGGACGAGGACGAGTAA